In Vreelandella piezotolerans, one genomic interval encodes:
- a CDS encoding Na+/H+ antiporter subunit B produces MVKSGTIILNTAARFLMPLQLMFSVFLLLRGHDEPGGGFIAGLVAAGAFTLYLFAFGVSATKEVLRMVDPRDLIGAGLFFGMISVVPAWFMGQPFLTAQWWTIPVIDFKASTPLIFDIGVYLAVLGSVMGMVMALMEVDKDEP; encoded by the coding sequence ATGGTTAAATCAGGCACGATCATTTTAAACACCGCAGCGCGCTTTCTCATGCCGCTGCAGCTCATGTTCTCGGTCTTCCTGCTGCTGCGGGGGCATGATGAGCCCGGGGGAGGATTCATTGCTGGGCTCGTGGCAGCGGGCGCGTTCACTTTGTATTTATTTGCCTTTGGCGTAAGCGCCACGAAAGAGGTACTGCGCATGGTCGACCCGCGAGACTTGATCGGCGCAGGACTCTTTTTTGGGATGATCTCGGTAGTGCCCGCTTGGTTCATGGGGCAGCCTTTTCTGACTGCTCAGTGGTGGACGATTCCGGTGATCGACTTCAAAGCCTCGACGCCGCTGATTTTCGATATTGGCGTCTATCTGGCGGTACTGGGCTCCGTCATGGGTATGGTCATGGCATTAATGGAGGTGGATAAGGATGAGCCATAA
- a CDS encoding DUF3429 domain-containing protein, with product MARMESEKRLAWSLGLAGLLPFIGGGLAAWWAPPVWQVSAIYGFTYYSAVILSFLGGIHWGSALQVPRDNNVRRLVLAMVPSLIAWPALLFNTVTGLWVLLAGFLLMGGYDISREGREGFPKWYLILRCVLTVSVVMLHFVVLGRLSL from the coding sequence ATGGCGCGAATGGAGTCTGAAAAACGCTTGGCATGGAGCTTAGGCTTGGCCGGTCTGCTGCCGTTCATCGGTGGCGGCCTCGCCGCTTGGTGGGCACCGCCTGTCTGGCAGGTCAGTGCCATCTATGGCTTTACTTACTACAGCGCCGTGATTTTGTCGTTTTTAGGGGGCATTCATTGGGGCAGTGCGCTTCAAGTGCCCCGTGACAACAACGTACGGCGGCTAGTACTGGCCATGGTGCCTAGCCTGATAGCGTGGCCCGCTTTGCTATTCAACACGGTGACCGGGCTTTGGGTGTTGTTGGCAGGGTTTCTGTTGATGGGAGGCTACGATATTAGCCGGGAAGGGCGCGAAGGCTTTCCCAAGTGGTATCTGATCCTGCGTTGTGTGCTAACGGTGAGTGTGGTGATGCTCCATTTTGTGGTTTTGGGGCGCTTGTCTCTCTGA
- the mnhG gene encoding monovalent cation/H(+) antiporter subunit G — protein sequence MIDAIKGAMLLVGASFMLLAAVGLLRLPDLLTRMHATTKAAALGVILIMLASAMHFAEVGVVARSLAIIVFILITAPIAAHVIGRAGYFVGSRLWSGTVKDELRPNYDPLTHELKSGMETQENAKRHPRNTDPD from the coding sequence ATGATTGATGCCATCAAAGGCGCCATGCTGCTGGTTGGCGCGAGTTTTATGCTGCTAGCCGCCGTAGGGCTCCTTCGCTTGCCCGATCTACTGACACGCATGCATGCCACCACCAAAGCCGCCGCGCTGGGTGTGATTCTGATCATGTTGGCCTCGGCCATGCATTTTGCCGAGGTAGGGGTCGTCGCTCGTTCGTTAGCCATTATCGTGTTCATTTTGATCACCGCACCTATTGCCGCCCACGTGATTGGCCGAGCCGGTTACTTTGTAGGTTCTCGGCTTTGGAGCGGCACGGTCAAAGATGAGCTGCGCCCTAACTACGACCCGCTCACCCATGAGCTGAAAAGCGGTATGGAGACGCAAGAAAACGCGAAGCGCCACCCTCGCAATACCGATCCCGACTAA
- a CDS encoding Na+/H+ antiporter subunit E, whose amino-acid sequence MTGAIWNLLLGLAWVLLSGDFSGLNLLVGMIFGYIALLLIEPQVDGLKGYPARVPRFIGFLGFFIKELVQANLRVAFDILTPPWHMQPGVIALPLSARTEMEITLVANLISLTPGTLSLDVSDDRKVLYIHAMFLDDEEELRRNLKEMEHRALELFR is encoded by the coding sequence ATGACAGGCGCCATTTGGAACCTCTTGCTTGGTTTGGCCTGGGTGCTGCTGAGCGGCGACTTCTCCGGGTTGAATTTGTTGGTAGGGATGATTTTTGGCTATATCGCGTTGCTGCTGATCGAGCCTCAAGTCGATGGGTTGAAAGGCTATCCTGCTCGTGTGCCGCGCTTCATCGGCTTTCTCGGCTTTTTCATCAAAGAGTTGGTTCAGGCCAACTTACGCGTGGCATTCGATATCCTGACGCCGCCTTGGCACATGCAGCCGGGGGTCATTGCCTTACCGCTGTCGGCACGCACCGAAATGGAGATCACCCTGGTGGCGAATTTGATTTCGCTCACACCGGGTACCCTGAGCCTAGACGTGTCCGATGACCGTAAAGTGTTGTATATCCATGCGATGTTCCTGGACGACGAAGAGGAGCTTCGGCGCAATTTGAAAGAGATGGAACACAGGGCACTGGAGTTATTTCGTTAA
- a CDS encoding monovalent cation/H+ antiporter complex subunit F — protein METVILISQVIMGLALVLTFVRVVRGPSLPDRVVALELFSTTVVGLVGVYAIQSGVSSFLDAAIVIALMGFLAAIGFARFLERGGPRDD, from the coding sequence ATGGAAACCGTGATTTTAATTAGTCAGGTGATCATGGGCTTGGCGCTCGTGCTGACCTTCGTTCGCGTGGTGCGTGGACCTAGTCTGCCAGATCGCGTAGTGGCCCTAGAACTGTTCTCGACGACGGTCGTGGGGTTGGTCGGTGTGTATGCCATTCAATCGGGCGTCTCCAGCTTTTTGGATGCGGCCATCGTCATTGCGTTGATGGGGTTTTTGGCCGCGATTGGCTTTGCACGCTTCTTGGAACGGGGAGGGCCTCGGGATGATTGA
- a CDS encoding Na+/H+ antiporter subunit C: MEPLMALVIGLLYATAIFMMLRRSIVKLVIGLLLLSNAANLLIFTTAGMTRGAPPLIPEGMMQPLGGVADPLPQAVVLTAIVIAFGVLAFAVVLIRRAYEIVKADDLDKMKDTDT; this comes from the coding sequence ATGGAACCGTTAATGGCCCTCGTCATAGGCCTGCTCTACGCGACCGCCATATTCATGATGTTGCGTCGCTCTATCGTCAAGCTGGTGATTGGTCTGCTGCTACTGTCTAACGCCGCTAACCTGTTAATTTTTACCACGGCCGGTATGACGCGGGGTGCGCCCCCCCTGATCCCCGAAGGCATGATGCAGCCATTGGGTGGCGTTGCCGACCCCTTGCCGCAAGCAGTGGTATTGACGGCTATCGTGATTGCCTTTGGTGTATTGGCGTTTGCGGTGGTGCTGATTCGCCGCGCTTATGAAATCGTCAAGGCCGATGACTTGGACAAGATGAAGGATACCGACACGTGA
- a CDS encoding Na+/H+ antiporter subunit D, translating to MRPEVALPVLLPLLSGAISLMFWRSRPMQRFIAVAGNVALFVVSLWLFVAVLEDGYITIQMGSWPAPFGITLVADMLSAVMILLTGIIGLAMGIYSLATTGRGHEKFGYYPLMHLLLAGVAGAFLTGDIFNLYVWFEVMLVASFALLTLGGERAQMEGAIKYVTLNLLASVIFLSAVGLLYGTVGTLNMADIALRMDEAEHSGMVEVLAVMFMVAFGIKAAAFPLFFWLPASYHTPPVAVSALFAGLLTKVGVYSLFRVFTLIFDQTMGYLQDIMLWGAVLTMVTGVLGAAAQYEFRRILSFHIVSQIGYMILGLALYTPLAIAGGVFAIMHNIIVKTNLFLISGITHRLQGTYQLKKMGGLYRERPWLAVAFFISAFSLAGIPPLSGFFAKFVLVRAGFEAEAYVATGIALAVGLMTLYSMVKIWNEVFWKALPEENQVPETPTPTGDDGRLLKPSLWMMYLPVVVLAMMSLLIGVFAEPIMLVMNQIGDQLMTPSGYIEAVLGASASAEAALLDPLEIQAERVDDRLEETP from the coding sequence GTGAGGCCTGAAGTCGCACTCCCCGTTTTACTGCCGCTACTTTCTGGGGCCATTTCGCTGATGTTTTGGCGTTCGCGCCCGATGCAGCGTTTTATTGCCGTGGCGGGCAACGTCGCGCTATTCGTCGTCAGCCTGTGGCTGTTCGTTGCGGTCTTAGAAGATGGCTACATCACCATTCAAATGGGCAGCTGGCCAGCACCGTTTGGGATAACGCTCGTCGCTGACATGCTCAGCGCTGTGATGATACTGCTCACCGGCATCATCGGCTTGGCCATGGGGATTTACTCCCTGGCGACGACTGGCCGCGGCCACGAAAAATTTGGCTACTACCCGCTGATGCATTTGCTACTGGCGGGGGTGGCGGGCGCCTTTTTAACGGGCGATATCTTCAACCTCTATGTCTGGTTCGAAGTGATGTTGGTGGCCTCGTTTGCGCTCCTAACGCTCGGTGGCGAGCGCGCCCAGATGGAGGGCGCCATCAAGTACGTCACGCTCAACCTGCTGGCTTCGGTGATTTTTCTCAGCGCGGTGGGGTTGCTCTACGGCACGGTGGGAACGCTCAATATGGCCGATATTGCGCTGCGCATGGATGAGGCCGAGCACAGCGGTATGGTCGAAGTGCTGGCGGTGATGTTCATGGTGGCCTTTGGTATCAAAGCCGCCGCGTTTCCGCTATTTTTTTGGCTGCCTGCGTCCTATCATACGCCGCCGGTGGCGGTATCGGCGTTGTTTGCGGGACTGCTCACCAAGGTGGGCGTTTACTCGCTGTTTCGGGTATTTACGCTGATCTTTGATCAAACCATGGGCTACCTCCAAGACATCATGCTGTGGGGAGCAGTATTGACCATGGTGACCGGCGTGTTAGGCGCCGCCGCTCAGTATGAATTTCGTCGTATCCTCTCGTTTCATATCGTCAGTCAGATTGGTTACATGATATTGGGACTGGCGCTCTATACGCCGCTGGCCATTGCCGGCGGTGTGTTCGCGATCATGCACAATATCATCGTCAAGACGAACCTGTTCTTGATCAGCGGCATTACGCATCGCCTCCAAGGGACGTACCAGCTCAAAAAAATGGGTGGGCTCTATCGTGAGCGGCCTTGGCTGGCCGTCGCGTTTTTTATCAGCGCGTTTTCTCTGGCGGGTATCCCACCGCTCTCGGGGTTTTTTGCGAAGTTCGTGCTGGTGCGCGCGGGCTTTGAGGCAGAGGCTTACGTGGCGACCGGCATCGCTCTGGCCGTGGGTTTGATGACGCTCTACTCCATGGTGAAGATCTGGAACGAAGTGTTCTGGAAGGCGCTACCTGAAGAAAACCAGGTGCCCGAAACACCGACACCGACTGGCGATGACGGCCGGTTGCTGAAGCCCAGCCTGTGGATGATGTATCTGCCTGTCGTGGTGCTGGCCATGATGTCCCTGCTCATTGGCGTGTTTGCCGAACCCATCATGCTGGTGATGAACCAAATAGGCGATCAATTGATGACGCCTTCAGGCTATATCGAAGCGGTACTCGGTGCCTCCGCAAGCGCGGAAGCAGCGCTACTGGATCCCCTTGAGATACAGGCCGAACGTGTCGATGACCGCTTGGAGGAAACACCATGA
- a CDS encoding lytic murein transglycosylase gives MNTMTSRPRSLKRNGSIRTRRHLLWPLLAAVTLYVPAVTASPQLMTEVDARAAEQVRYGNFNEWLGEFRRYAASQGISEATLASAFDGIRYRERVIELDRYQPEFVRAIWQYLDSAVSPTRIDNGRETLAQHRETAHMMQQRYGVPAEIIVAIWGVESNYGSNFGDFSTLESLATLAYDGRRREFARGELLAALRIIDQGDIAAEQMKGSWAGAMGHTQFIPSSFEAYAVDGDDDGRRDIWGSIPDVMASTANYLARAGWQAGQPWGAEVRLPDDFDYSQTDRKSSAEWAAQGVRAVRGELPSFDSAAVIVPAGASGPAFIVGPNFRAILRYNNATSYALAVATLADAIAGRDGIAQSWPRDEAPLTRDDVRTLQQRLNDAGYSVGVADGIMGPNTQAGLRAFQRDQGIVPDGFATQSLLERLR, from the coding sequence ATGAATACTATGACGTCACGCCCCAGGTCATTGAAACGTAATGGTTCGATACGTACCCGCCGCCACCTGCTGTGGCCACTGTTGGCCGCTGTTACTTTATACGTCCCTGCTGTGACGGCAAGCCCCCAGCTCATGACGGAAGTCGACGCCCGCGCCGCAGAGCAGGTGCGCTATGGCAACTTCAATGAGTGGCTCGGCGAGTTCCGCCGCTATGCCGCCAGCCAAGGTATCAGTGAGGCCACGCTTGCGTCGGCGTTCGATGGGATTCGTTACCGGGAGCGGGTCATCGAGCTAGATCGTTACCAGCCAGAATTCGTCCGTGCCATTTGGCAATATTTAGATAGTGCTGTGTCGCCAACGCGTATCGACAATGGACGAGAGACGCTGGCGCAGCACCGCGAGACAGCGCATATGATGCAGCAGCGCTACGGTGTCCCCGCCGAGATCATCGTAGCGATTTGGGGCGTGGAGAGTAATTACGGCAGCAATTTTGGCGATTTCTCGACACTCGAATCCCTCGCGACGCTGGCCTACGATGGCCGCCGACGAGAGTTCGCCCGGGGTGAGCTGCTGGCGGCCCTGCGCATCATCGACCAAGGGGACATTGCCGCCGAACAGATGAAAGGCTCCTGGGCGGGGGCGATGGGGCATACCCAATTTATCCCCAGCAGTTTCGAAGCCTACGCGGTGGATGGCGATGACGACGGGCGGCGCGATATTTGGGGCAGTATTCCCGATGTCATGGCGTCGACGGCGAACTATCTTGCGCGCGCTGGTTGGCAGGCAGGCCAACCCTGGGGTGCTGAGGTCAGGTTACCCGACGACTTTGACTACTCGCAAACCGACCGTAAGAGCAGCGCCGAATGGGCTGCACAAGGTGTGCGTGCCGTTCGGGGTGAGCTTCCCTCTTTCGATAGCGCTGCGGTCATCGTCCCGGCTGGGGCGAGTGGCCCTGCGTTCATCGTTGGTCCCAATTTCCGCGCGATTCTGCGCTATAACAATGCAACGAGCTATGCACTAGCCGTGGCGACGCTGGCCGATGCCATTGCCGGACGCGATGGCATCGCGCAGTCATGGCCCCGGGATGAGGCACCTTTGACGCGTGACGATGTCAGAACGCTCCAGCAGCGCTTGAACGATGCCGGTTACTCGGTAGGTGTCGCGGATGGCATCATGGGGCCGAATACCCAGGCGGGTTTGAGGGCTTTCCAGCGCGACCAGGGGATCGTTCCCGATGGCTTCGCCACTCAATCGCTGCTGGAGCGGTTACGTTAA
- the phaR gene encoding polyhydroxyalkanoate synthesis repressor PhaR — translation MRVIRKYANRRLYDTQQSRYVTLEDLRRLIIEEEPFRVEDAKSGEDLTRTILLSIIIEQEQADSEAEVFSNDLLAQLIRVYDMSSPLPLARYLEQGTQLMLEQQKRMQTQWQQAMRHSPIEFMRELAEENMRFWQNALNQPTQTDDDETSDKRS, via the coding sequence GTGCGCGTAATTCGTAAATATGCCAACCGCAGGTTGTACGACACCCAGCAGAGCCGTTATGTCACGCTCGAGGACCTGCGCCGTTTGATCATTGAAGAAGAGCCGTTTCGCGTCGAAGATGCGAAAAGCGGTGAAGATCTAACGCGCACCATCCTGCTATCGATCATTATCGAACAAGAACAGGCGGATAGTGAAGCCGAAGTGTTTTCCAATGACCTGCTGGCGCAGCTGATTCGTGTGTACGATATGTCCTCTCCACTGCCGCTGGCACGCTACTTGGAGCAGGGCACGCAGCTAATGCTAGAGCAGCAAAAGCGGATGCAGACCCAGTGGCAGCAGGCCATGCGCCACTCGCCGATCGAGTTCATGCGTGAATTGGCCGAAGAGAACATGCGGTTTTGGCAAAACGCGCTCAACCAGCCTACCCAGACGGACGATGACGAGACATCGGACAAGCGTTCCTAA
- a CDS encoding DASH family cryptochrome, whose amino-acid sequence MNSTTDIVWLQDNLRVADNPLLHFEHCPHQLLCLYVLDQRWLQAAVPGEKTPRLGPARLRFLWQSLMELRGELLRRGSDLLVRIGDPAAVVVELATSLDAREVRVAEHSGCEESKNITRAAAGLPDSCRLYRADSGYLIDAAALPFELDALPSSFSAFRRSVEKQCEIPPPLPAPVTLPGWPDGAPRGFPPLRSVCETSAAWQPDNRQGFVFVGGESAANDRLQHYLWRQNGAESYKKTRNGLLGANFSTRFSPWLSRGCLSARQVNHEVKAWEAEFGSCESSYWIVFELLWRDYFHRAAQLEGASLFGRDSLPAANAAFDTWRNADTGVPFIDAAMLELRRTGWISNRARQNVASFLVKDLQVDWRLGAWWFEHCLIDYDVASNWGNWRYIAGVGRDPRQDRYFNVLKQAGHYDPKGLYVAYWLPALESLPYGLERHQPWRVAPSQFKQPCVLPDEWQRWLIAATEFEETDE is encoded by the coding sequence ATGAACAGCACGACTGACATTGTCTGGCTGCAGGATAATCTGCGTGTCGCCGACAACCCCTTATTACATTTCGAACACTGCCCACATCAGCTACTCTGCCTTTACGTGCTCGACCAGCGTTGGCTCCAGGCGGCCGTGCCGGGTGAAAAGACGCCTAGGCTAGGACCAGCGCGTTTGCGCTTTTTATGGCAAAGCTTGATGGAGCTTCGCGGAGAATTGTTGCGCCGAGGTAGCGACCTGTTGGTGCGCATTGGCGACCCGGCAGCGGTCGTCGTCGAACTGGCTACCTCGCTTGATGCGCGTGAAGTCCGAGTGGCTGAACACTCAGGATGCGAAGAGTCGAAGAACATCACTCGCGCGGCTGCCGGTTTGCCCGATAGTTGCCGACTTTACCGTGCAGATAGCGGTTATTTGATCGACGCTGCTGCGCTGCCGTTCGAATTGGACGCGTTGCCATCCAGTTTTTCCGCGTTTCGTCGCAGTGTAGAAAAACAGTGTGAAATACCGCCTCCCTTACCCGCGCCGGTCACCCTGCCAGGCTGGCCTGACGGTGCGCCACGCGGTTTCCCACCGTTGAGGTCGGTGTGTGAAACCAGCGCCGCTTGGCAACCCGATAATCGTCAGGGGTTCGTATTCGTGGGCGGCGAGTCGGCAGCGAACGATCGTTTACAGCACTACTTATGGCGTCAAAACGGCGCGGAGTCTTATAAGAAAACGCGCAATGGCCTGCTAGGCGCCAACTTCTCCACGCGCTTTTCTCCGTGGCTTTCCCGTGGCTGCCTATCAGCCCGCCAAGTGAATCACGAAGTAAAAGCGTGGGAGGCCGAGTTCGGTAGCTGTGAATCAAGCTACTGGATCGTCTTCGAACTTTTATGGCGCGACTATTTTCATCGCGCTGCGCAGCTTGAAGGTGCGTCACTGTTCGGCCGTGATTCGCTGCCCGCTGCGAATGCGGCTTTCGATACGTGGCGTAACGCCGATACCGGTGTCCCCTTCATTGACGCTGCCATGCTCGAACTCAGGCGTACTGGCTGGATCTCTAATCGGGCTCGACAAAACGTCGCGAGCTTTTTAGTCAAAGATCTTCAGGTCGACTGGCGGTTAGGGGCTTGGTGGTTCGAACACTGCCTGATCGATTATGACGTGGCCAGTAACTGGGGCAACTGGCGCTACATTGCCGGAGTGGGACGCGATCCGCGGCAGGATCGCTACTTCAATGTATTGAAGCAGGCAGGCCACTACGACCCGAAAGGGCTTTACGTGGCCTACTGGTTACCTGCTCTCGAATCGTTGCCTTATGGATTGGAGCGCCACCAGCCCTGGCGTGTGGCACCTTCTCAATTCAAGCAGCCTTGCGTGTTGCCGGACGAGTGGCAGCGCTGGTTGATTGCTGCTACCGAATTCGAAGAAACGGATGAGTAA
- the purD gene encoding phosphoribosylamine--glycine ligase, which translates to MKVLMIGGGGREHALAWKLAQSSDVEQVFVAPGNAGTATEPKLTNVAIGVTDLEALVAFAQQEQIALTVVGPEAPLVEGVVDRFQAAGLTIFGPSQRAAQLEGSKSFTKDFLARHDIPTAAYQTFTAVEPALAYLAEMGAPIVIKADGLAAGKGVIVAMSEAEAEAAIRDMLEANAFGDAGARVVIEEFLDGEEASFIVMVDGENVVPMATSQDHKRAYDGDTGPNTGGMGAYSPAPVVTPDVDARIMEQVILPTVRGMAGEGNAYTGFLYAGLMIDAQGHPKVIEYNCRFGDPETQPIMMRLTSDLAALCLAGAKGELAGKQCTWDSRAAVGVVLAAGGYPGSYRKGDVIHGLDDAERAQCKVFHAGTAQNAEGEITTAGGRVLCVTALGDSVSAAQQQAYRGVSAIHWEGVEFRRDIAFRAIAREQ; encoded by the coding sequence ATGAAAGTTTTGATGATCGGTGGCGGTGGCCGCGAACATGCCCTGGCGTGGAAACTCGCCCAGTCCAGTGATGTCGAGCAAGTCTTCGTCGCGCCTGGCAACGCAGGGACCGCAACGGAGCCCAAGCTGACCAATGTGGCCATTGGTGTCACCGACCTAGAGGCACTGGTCGCGTTTGCTCAGCAAGAGCAGATTGCCCTGACCGTCGTTGGCCCAGAAGCGCCGCTCGTCGAAGGTGTCGTCGACCGTTTCCAAGCCGCCGGTTTGACGATTTTTGGCCCCAGCCAGCGCGCCGCCCAGCTCGAAGGCTCCAAGTCGTTCACCAAGGACTTTCTGGCCCGTCATGACATTCCCACCGCGGCCTACCAGACGTTTACGGCCGTAGAGCCTGCGCTAGCGTATTTGGCTGAGATGGGCGCGCCGATCGTGATCAAAGCCGACGGCTTAGCGGCGGGTAAAGGGGTCATCGTGGCCATGAGCGAAGCGGAAGCCGAGGCGGCGATTCGCGATATGCTCGAAGCCAATGCCTTTGGTGATGCGGGCGCGCGTGTCGTCATCGAAGAGTTTCTCGACGGCGAAGAAGCGAGCTTCATCGTCATGGTAGATGGCGAAAACGTCGTTCCGATGGCGACCAGTCAGGATCACAAGCGCGCCTACGATGGCGACACGGGCCCCAACACGGGCGGCATGGGCGCCTACTCCCCTGCGCCGGTCGTCACGCCCGACGTCGATGCGCGGATCATGGAGCAGGTCATTCTCCCCACCGTGCGCGGTATGGCCGGGGAGGGGAACGCGTATACCGGCTTCCTGTATGCGGGGCTGATGATCGATGCGCAAGGCCATCCCAAAGTCATCGAGTACAACTGCCGATTTGGTGACCCGGAAACCCAGCCGATCATGATGCGTCTTACCTCCGATTTGGCGGCGCTCTGTTTGGCTGGCGCAAAAGGCGAGCTGGCCGGAAAGCAGTGTACGTGGGATTCCCGTGCCGCCGTGGGCGTGGTGCTGGCCGCGGGTGGGTATCCCGGTAGCTATCGTAAAGGCGACGTGATTCACGGCTTGGACGATGCCGAGCGGGCGCAGTGCAAGGTCTTCCACGCGGGGACGGCGCAAAATGCAGAAGGTGAGATCACTACGGCCGGTGGGCGCGTGCTGTGTGTCACGGCCTTGGGCGACAGCGTCTCGGCGGCTCAGCAGCAGGCGTATCGAGGGGTTAGCGCGATTCATTGGGAAGGCGTCGAATTCCGCCGTGATATCGCCTTCCGCGCCATTGCGCGGGAGCAGTAA
- a CDS encoding ATP-dependent zinc protease, producing the protein MVKTGLGVWGASVLASTLLLGATAQAEDAQTQDNVFGWVENAYIEPWGIAVKAKLDSGALTSSLDARDIEMFEKEGEEWVRFRLKLEDQESGDTFSDQIERPLYREQTVRGAGGRDERPVVLMDVCMGDTIYEEQFSLRDREEMIYPLLLGRRTISHLGLLDVRNTFLQEPECGENAAYVPHDPEDDQS; encoded by the coding sequence ATGGTAAAAACTGGCTTAGGAGTATGGGGTGCCAGCGTGCTGGCCAGCACGCTACTGTTGGGAGCGACTGCACAGGCAGAGGACGCTCAAACGCAAGACAACGTCTTCGGCTGGGTCGAAAATGCCTATATCGAGCCCTGGGGCATCGCGGTCAAAGCCAAGCTGGACAGCGGGGCGTTGACCTCTTCTCTGGATGCCCGAGACATTGAAATGTTCGAGAAAGAGGGTGAGGAGTGGGTGCGCTTTCGTTTGAAGCTGGAAGATCAAGAGAGCGGTGACACCTTTAGCGACCAAATCGAGCGTCCTCTCTATCGCGAGCAAACCGTGCGCGGCGCCGGGGGGCGTGACGAGCGCCCGGTGGTGCTGATGGACGTGTGCATGGGGGATACCATCTACGAGGAGCAGTTTAGCCTGCGTGACCGAGAAGAGATGATCTATCCGCTACTATTGGGGCGTCGTACCATCAGCCACCTGGGCTTGCTGGACGTACGCAATACGTTTCTACAGGAACCCGAGTGTGGAGAAAACGCTGCGTACGTTCCCCACGACCCAGAAGACGACCAGTCTTGA
- a CDS encoding 16S rRNA (uracil(1498)-N(3))-methyltransferase, producing the protein MNLILLDPSEVDAHHARITDARRLTHLHDVHRAQQGDRLTVGIQGGAMGKASLITLSQHEALFALEDLCESAPPALPVHLVLALPRPRMLARTLEHVTALGVKEITLLHTKRVEKSYWQSPELRADKIHQHLVLGLEQARDTLLPNVTLCKGFKAFLEGQLPQLLSERRGLVAHPGMENACPRDVDEPTLLLVGPEGGFIPWEVEQLIQAGCDGMHLGPRILRVETAVTALLSRLF; encoded by the coding sequence ATGAATTTGATACTGCTAGACCCAAGCGAGGTCGACGCTCACCACGCGCGCATTACCGATGCGCGGCGCTTGACCCATTTACACGACGTACACCGTGCCCAACAGGGCGACCGCTTGACGGTGGGCATTCAGGGCGGCGCCATGGGTAAAGCCTCGCTGATAACACTCAGTCAACACGAAGCGCTCTTTGCGCTGGAGGATCTTTGTGAATCGGCGCCCCCCGCCCTGCCCGTTCACCTCGTGCTGGCCTTGCCGCGCCCCCGTATGTTAGCGCGAACGCTAGAGCACGTGACGGCGCTGGGCGTCAAAGAGATCACCTTGCTGCATACTAAACGGGTAGAAAAGAGCTATTGGCAATCACCGGAGCTAAGGGCTGACAAGATTCATCAACATTTAGTGCTGGGCCTCGAGCAAGCACGAGATACCCTGCTGCCCAATGTGACGCTGTGCAAGGGCTTCAAAGCGTTTCTAGAAGGCCAGCTCCCGCAACTACTGAGCGAACGTCGCGGGCTAGTCGCTCACCCGGGAATGGAAAACGCCTGCCCACGCGACGTGGATGAACCCACTCTGCTACTGGTCGGTCCTGAAGGTGGTTTCATTCCTTGGGAGGTGGAGCAACTGATTCAGGCAGGCTGCGACGGCATGCACTTGGGACCGCGCATCCTACGCGTCGAAACAGCCGTCACCGCGCTGCTGTCACGGCTGTTTTGA